From a single Triplophysa rosa linkage group LG17, Trosa_1v2, whole genome shotgun sequence genomic region:
- the asphd2 gene encoding aspartate beta-hydroxylase domain-containing protein 2, with product MEWSLERMREWVAGGMQSVRECESSALGTALCLALLFIWYCYRVGCEHAAPSLRGGFTPEPRGSTVPGGVLSSGLTSRGGSLKLRQVTGVGGVVSEEELNGFAYCQSPECFRCTKPGEGLNQRLYHSLQEYAKRYTWAGMGRVHKGVREQGRYLLCSRPSIQKPEVFFLPDLPSAPFFSREAQKHDVELLERSFPTLLAEFESVYRLLSSRTGSSLPPGWKANSTPRGQWWTFYLVNQGTPMVLNARRCPRAWRVLGQLRTFIANNVFGNACFSVLSPGATITEHYGPTNVRLRCHLGLKVPPGCELVVGGEPQCWSEGSCLLFDDSFLHTAFHGGSAEDGPRAVFMVDLWHPNVAAAERQALDYIFTPGR from the exons ATGGAATGGTCTTTAGAGCGAATGAGGGAATGGGTGGCGGGTGGCATGCAGTCGGTACGGGAATGTGAGTCCAGCGCTCTGGGCACTGCCCTTTGTCTCGCCCTCCTGTTTATCTGGTACTGCTACCGTGTGGGATGCGAGCACGCTGCCCCTTCTCTCCGTGGTGGCTTCACCCCCGAGCCACGTGGCAGCACCGTGCCCGGTGGAGTCCTGAGCTCGGGTCTCACATCCCGCGGAGGTTCGCTGAAACTCCGTCAAGTCACTGGGGTTGGAGGTGTGGTCAGCGAGGAAGAACTTAACGGCTTTGCCTACTGCCAGTCACCTGAGTGCTTCCGTTGCACGAAGCCCGGCGAGGGCCTGAACCAGCGACTCTACCATAGCCTCCAAGAGTACGCCAAGCGCTACACCTGGGCCGGCATGGGGAGAGTGCACAAAGGCGTACGCGAGCAGGGGCGCTACTTACTCTGCAGTCGCCCCTCCATCCAGAAACCGGAGGTCTTCTTCCTGCCAGATCTTCCTTCTGCTCCATTCTTTTCACGAGAGGCACAAAAACACGACGTGGAGCTTTTGGAGAGAAGTTTCCCCACATTGCTGGCTGAGTTTGAGAGCGTGTACCGGCTGCTGTCCAGTCGGACTGGCTCCTCACTTCCGCCGGGCTGGAAGGCCAACAGCACACCTCGCGGCCAGTGGTGGACCTTCTATCTGGTGAACCAGGGTACTCCGATGGTGCTGAATGCCAGGCGTTGTCCACGGGCGTGGAGGGTACTCGGGCAGCTCCGTACTTTTATTGCTAATAATGTGTTTGGAAATGCCTGCTTCTCAGTGCTCAGTCCTGGAGCCACCATCACTGAGCATTATGGGCCAACCAATGTACGCCTGCGCTGCCACCTTG gACTGAAGGTGCCCCCTGGTTGTGAGTTGGTAGTCGGTGGAGAACCGCAGTGCTGGTCTGAGGGAAGCTGCCTGCTGTTTGACGATTCTTTTCTTCACACTGCTTTCCATGGTG